The DNA sequence TTGAAAACCCCACGAAAAAATCCCACATCCCCCTCGTCCCCTTGGTCAAGATGTTCACAAGGATCAGACACATAGAGAACATCATTTTTGCACTGTGGCATTAGAAAGCTTTTCCCCGACGTCCTAGAGAACCGGGTACGGTAAACAAAGTGACCAGGCACTTGGACATTGTCAAAGAGGCCATCCTTACTGCACCCTGAACAGTAGATTAGCAGCTTTGCCAATGCTCTCCAGTTCCCATCAATACTGTGGCTACCACTAGATTGCAAATCGAGCATCATTTTAGGAGCTCTCGTTCGACAAAATTCCTTCCATAACACTCTTTTAGCAATATCATCAAACCACTTGCACACAAGAGACAGGGTGGCAATTGCTTTAGGATTCCAATTCATCTGTTGGAATACTAAGAAAATCACATCCTCGCTTAGATGTCCTTTCGTGCACTGACAACTGGACGAGTGTATGCAGCGATATTGCTTTGCCAGAATCATCTTGTCGACCtaataattgaagaaagaaagactCTTTATTCTAATTATACCCCAAAAATTTGAACATATTCGTCCTACAGACTGACATAGTAACCCGCAACAAGGACACAATAACAACCGCAATGCATTCACCACGTAGCAGATCAAAATTTCAGGCGTTCCCAAGTGAGCTCATGAAAGGAACTCGACAACAGTGGACACAATCTACTCCAAATTCCCAGATTTAACCTAAAACAGCTCAAACTGTCAAACTCTGCAGATGCGACTAACCCGATTCACTCAGATAGGAAATGAGATGACAAAGTCGTTTACCTTCGCCCCCCGGGGCTGCGAGATCGGTGAGATTAGGTTTTGCAAGCTTGAACAAACGACTTCGAAATCTGGGGACGGAATCGGAGCAGAGAGGCGGAGCAGAGGCAGAGGATGTCCGGATCGTGCGAAAGGGGAGAAGCGAAACGCGACATGGGAGACCAAGTGAAGAAGATAAAACCCAGATTACAAGGGCGCGCTTCGTCTGGGCATCACATGGCGGATTAAGCCTTGCGGGAATCTGCAAGATTCGCACAATttcaaacaagaaaagatgatgGGTGGTTTCGCCTCGGGAAGAAGAACTAGAAGTTTGCAGGAGACGGAATCGACAAAACTGCGCAAGAAGGGGAGTCAAATCAGCTGCAGCAGATGGTCTCGATTTCTCACCCAGGAAAATGAGCAAGCGATCCCCTACTGAGTCGACtcggttttccttttgtttgggcGACTCGTTTGAAgtgttatcattttcttttggtcggaCTTTGAAGTGTTGCTTTGAAGGGGACAAAAAGCATTAATGAAATATGCCCATCTGATAGATTTTTAATTCATCGTAGATCGGGACTTTGTGGATTATTATATACATATAAACAAAGATATGTATTATAATAGAGGAAAATCAATGGAAAGTTTTTGAAAATGCCCGAAATGTCTTAATAAATTTTGACATTCGAAAAGACCACGACACCAATAATAGCAACTAAGCTCATCACGTTAAGTAGGGTTGATCATGTAAATCCAATGATGTCGTTGGGCtcgattaattattttcttttttcaaatcttaatttattgttttctctttttcttcctttttttggatCCTTCTTGTTTAAGGTAAgcacaaacatacaaattttttcttttttaaccagTGAAGAGGCACCACTTGAACCATACAAATTTCATGCTGCAGAATTGAACAAaaattcgtgattttttttcaagagaacAAAGTGTCGatttcgataattttttttttttggtcaaaattttcgataaatttatcccCTTAATTTTTGGGTCGATGATGGAGTAGGAATAAGCCATTCCAATTCCAACGACTAATGACACTGACAAACACGATTGATATCTTTCTACTCTGTTTTGTATTTTTGGCCCACCGCCTCGCGTGATGAACCATATCAACGCATCAACCTCAATAGGAGAATGGCACGTGCAATGCACGTGGCCACGAGCTAGTCTACGAAAAATACccgttcctcctcctcctcctcctcctcctcctcgtggGCGCGcgccgtcttcttcttccgctACCTTTCAATGGGCTATTACAGGCGAGCTTCTTCGCATGCCCTAAAATCACTGAAATGCCGCTCTCTCTTGTCCAGGCTCTCTCCAGCTCCTGCCAAATTGGACTCGCTCTACCGCCTATCAGGTGGTGCCTTCTCCCCAGCTTCGGCTTCGGCTATGGCTTCTGTTCTCACTCTCGCTCGTACCTCAAGGAGAACGCCATTGACTTGAGCCAGTACCCTCCGGAAAGGATAAGGAATTTCTCCATAATCGCGCACGTCGACCATGGGAAGTCCACGCTCGCTGACCGGCTCTTGGAGCTCACGGGGGCTATCAAGAAAGGCCATGGTCAGCCTCAGTACCTCGACAAGTTGCAGGTGTTTTATTGCTTTACAGATTGGTTCTTTCCTGAGCTTGCGGGATTGTTCTCCTTCTCTGTCGAAGAGTTTAGCGGTCGAAGTTGTCTGTCAATgctgaaaagaaaggaattgaAAATAAGTAGCAGATATATCTGTATCTGTTTGCATTTCTTTTGGGTGGTAGAATTCGATGGAAACTGTCACCTATGATCGTTTCATCCATTGCTGTTAGGGACTAATTCACCCGCGTTTCCAATTGTTTTAGGTAGAGAGGGAAAGGGGAATAACGGTGAAAGCTCAGACGGCGACAATGTTTTATAATCACAACCTCAACGGCCTTAAAGCAGATGAGGGACACGAAACTCAAGCCTTCCTACTTAATCTTATTGACACACCCGGTCATGTCGATTTTAGCTATGAAGTGTCGAGATCGCTTGCTGCTTGCCAGGGTGCCCTTTTGGTTGTGGATGCTGCTCAAGGAGTTCAGGCACAAACTGTTGCTAATTTTTATCTTGCGTTTGAGTCTGGCCTCTCGATAATACCTGTAATAAACAAAATAGACCAGCCGACTGCTGACCCTGAACGTGTTAAAGCCCAATTGATGTCAATGTTTGATCTTGATCCGAGTGATGCTCTTCTGACTTCTGCCAAG is a window from the Rhodamnia argentea isolate NSW1041297 chromosome 8, ASM2092103v1, whole genome shotgun sequence genome containing:
- the LOC115727945 gene encoding EID1-like F-box protein 2, with the translated sequence MILAKQYRCIHSSSCQCTKGHLSEDVIFLVFQQMNWNPKAIATLSLVCKWFDDIAKRVLWKEFCRTRAPKMMLDLQSSGSHSIDGNWRALAKLLIYCSGCSKDGLFDNVQVPGHFVYRTRFSRTSGKSFLMPQCKNDVLYVSDPCEHLDQGDEGDVGFFRGVFKSFSMSMAKRMLIQRGAQLHPTELCPYCKAKLWSMRAAKMIPQSASCRLGAYSDSTDFYVCLNGHMLGNCILLPLSDSEEAFELE